The Brachyhypopomus gauderio isolate BG-103 chromosome 12, BGAUD_0.2, whole genome shotgun sequence genome window below encodes:
- the crlf1b gene encoding cytokine receptor-like factor 1b isoform X1 produces the protein MPNGGLCRFNRETKMDYPCVFPQQLDKNNSRNTSDAVKMALSISTLSLLILLPHALTSTSHLAVISPQDPALPIGSSLTVVCTVSAELGLAASSLYWTLNGRRLARSTYTVLSPTELSVTLHRLNGSQQQSGDNLVCHRGSGDVLAGSCIYVGMPPEKPDNLSCWSRNTKDLSCRWSPGSQGETFISTKYILKYKLRWYGKEKECEDYNTGQPYTCYIPRDLAIFTPYEIWVEASNQLGSSSSDVIILDILDVVTTDPPPDVHVTRVGELDDQLSVRWASPPALKDFLFQAKYQIRYRLEDGAEWKVVDDVGNQTSCRLAGLKPGTVYFVQVRCNPVGIYGSKKAGIWSDWSHPTAASTPSSRRLQTGTCDPKSEEHNSTLRQELKQFFGWVRKHTYGCTNVSIKLYDQWRVWLQKAHKTRNLGQRRGKGELRGNRSTTQMS, from the exons ATGCCAAACGGGGGCCTTTGCCGTTTCAACCGAGAAACAAAGATGGATTATCCGTGCGTCTTTCCCCAACAACTTGACAAAAACAATTCACGGAACACCAGCGACGCGGTGAAAATGGCATTATCAATCTCGACGTTGTCGCTTCTGATTCTGCTCCCTCACGCTTTAACCTCAACCTCAC aCTTGGCTGTCATCTCCCCCCAGGACCCGGCACTCCCCATCGGGTCCAGCCTAACCGTGGTGTGTACTGTTAGCGCCGAGCTCGGGCTAGCGGCTAGCTCGCTGTACTGGACGCTGAACGGGAGGCGGCTGGCCAGGAGCACCTACACGGTGCTGAGTCCGACAGAGCTGAGCGTAACGCTGCACAGACTCAATGGCTCCCAGCAGCAGTCTGGGGACAACTTAGTATGCCACAGGGGCAGCGGAGACGTGCTGGCAGGCTCCTGTATTTATGTTGGAA TGCCCCCAGAAAAACCCGATAACCTGTCCTGCTGGTCCCGGAACACTAAGGACCTCAGTTGCAGATGGAGTCCTGGAAGTCAAGGAGAGACCTTCATCAGCACCAAATACATCCTCAAGTACAAGCTTCG ATGGTACGGCAAAGAGAAGGAGTGCGAGGACTACAACACGGGCCAGCCGTATACGTGCTACATCCCACGAGATCTGGCCATCTTCACGCCATATGAGATCTGGGTGGAAGCCTCCAATCAGCTTGGCTCTTCCTCCTCTGATGTCATCATCTTGGATATCTTAGATGTGG TGACCACCGATCCTCCTCCCGACGTTCACGTGACTCGGGTTGGAGAACTGGATGACCAGCTCAGTGTGCGCTGGGCCAGCCCTCCAGCTCTCAAGGACTTCCTCTTCCAGGCCAAGTACCAGATCCGCTACCGTCTGGAGGATGGAGCAGAAtggaag GTAGTGGATGACGTGGGGAATCAGACGTCCTGCCGGTTAGCAGGACTCAAGCCTGGGACGGTGTACTTCGTCCAGGTGCGCTGCAACCCCGTCGGCATATACGGCTCAAAGAAGGCCGGGATCTGGAGTGACTGGAGCCACCCGACCGCTGCCTCGACGCCGAGCAGCA GGCGGCTGCAGACCGGCACGTGTGATCCCAAATCCGAAGAGCATAATTCCACCTTGCGGCAGGAGCTGAAGCAGTTCTTCGGCTGGGTGCGGAAACACACGTACGGCTGCACCAACGTCAGCATCAAACTTTACGACCAGTGGCGTGTGTGGCTACAGAAGGCACACAAAACTCGCAATCTG GGACAAAGGCGCGGAAAGGGAGAGCTCAGAGGTAACCGGAGCACGACCCAGATGTCTTAA
- the crlf1b gene encoding cytokine receptor-like factor 1b isoform X5, protein MPNGGLCRFNRETKMDYPCVFPQQLDKNNSRNTSDAVKMALSISTLSLLILLPHALTSTSLPPEKPDNLSCWSRNTKDLSCRWSPGSQGETFISTKYILKYKLRWYGKEKECEDYNTGQPYTCYIPRDLAIFTPYEIWVEASNQLGSSSSDVIILDILDVVTTDPPPDVHVTRVGELDDQLSVRWASPPALKDFLFQAKYQIRYRLEDGAEWKVVDDVGNQTSCRLAGLKPGTVYFVQVRCNPVGIYGSKKAGIWSDWSHPTAASTPSSRRLQTGTCDPKSEEHNSTLRQELKQFFGWVRKHTYGCTNVSIKLYDQWRVWLQKAHKTRNLGQRRGKGELRGNRSTTQMS, encoded by the exons ATGCCAAACGGGGGCCTTTGCCGTTTCAACCGAGAAACAAAGATGGATTATCCGTGCGTCTTTCCCCAACAACTTGACAAAAACAATTCACGGAACACCAGCGACGCGGTGAAAATGGCATTATCAATCTCGACGTTGTCGCTTCTGATTCTGCTCCCTCACGCTTTAACCTCAACCTCAC TGCCCCCAGAAAAACCCGATAACCTGTCCTGCTGGTCCCGGAACACTAAGGACCTCAGTTGCAGATGGAGTCCTGGAAGTCAAGGAGAGACCTTCATCAGCACCAAATACATCCTCAAGTACAAGCTTCG ATGGTACGGCAAAGAGAAGGAGTGCGAGGACTACAACACGGGCCAGCCGTATACGTGCTACATCCCACGAGATCTGGCCATCTTCACGCCATATGAGATCTGGGTGGAAGCCTCCAATCAGCTTGGCTCTTCCTCCTCTGATGTCATCATCTTGGATATCTTAGATGTGG TGACCACCGATCCTCCTCCCGACGTTCACGTGACTCGGGTTGGAGAACTGGATGACCAGCTCAGTGTGCGCTGGGCCAGCCCTCCAGCTCTCAAGGACTTCCTCTTCCAGGCCAAGTACCAGATCCGCTACCGTCTGGAGGATGGAGCAGAAtggaag GTAGTGGATGACGTGGGGAATCAGACGTCCTGCCGGTTAGCAGGACTCAAGCCTGGGACGGTGTACTTCGTCCAGGTGCGCTGCAACCCCGTCGGCATATACGGCTCAAAGAAGGCCGGGATCTGGAGTGACTGGAGCCACCCGACCGCTGCCTCGACGCCGAGCAGCA GGCGGCTGCAGACCGGCACGTGTGATCCCAAATCCGAAGAGCATAATTCCACCTTGCGGCAGGAGCTGAAGCAGTTCTTCGGCTGGGTGCGGAAACACACGTACGGCTGCACCAACGTCAGCATCAAACTTTACGACCAGTGGCGTGTGTGGCTACAGAAGGCACACAAAACTCGCAATCTG GGACAAAGGCGCGGAAAGGGAGAGCTCAGAGGTAACCGGAGCACGACCCAGATGTCTTAA
- the crlf1b gene encoding cytokine receptor-like factor 1b isoform X2, protein MPNGGLCRFNRETKMDYPCVFPQQLDKNNSRNTSDAVKMALSISTLSLLILLPHALTSTSHLAVISPQDPALPIGSSLTVVCTVSAELGLAASSLYWTLNGRRLARSTYTVLSPTELSVTLHRLNGSQQQSGDNLVCHRGSGDVLAGSCIYVGMPPEKPDNLSCWSRNTKDLSCRWSPGSQGETFISTKYILKYKLRWYGKEKECEDYNTGQPYTCYIPRDLAIFTPYEIWVEASNQLGSSSSDVIILDILDVVTTDPPPDVHVTRVGELDDQLSVRWASPPALKDFLFQAKYQIRYRLEDGAEWKVVDDVGNQTSCRLAGLKPGTVYFVQVRCNPVGIYGSKKAGIWSDWSHPTAASTPSSRRLQTGTCDPKSEEHNSTLRQELKQFFGWVRKHTYGCTNVSIKLYDQWRVWLQKAHKTRNLVGTKARKGRAQR, encoded by the exons ATGCCAAACGGGGGCCTTTGCCGTTTCAACCGAGAAACAAAGATGGATTATCCGTGCGTCTTTCCCCAACAACTTGACAAAAACAATTCACGGAACACCAGCGACGCGGTGAAAATGGCATTATCAATCTCGACGTTGTCGCTTCTGATTCTGCTCCCTCACGCTTTAACCTCAACCTCAC aCTTGGCTGTCATCTCCCCCCAGGACCCGGCACTCCCCATCGGGTCCAGCCTAACCGTGGTGTGTACTGTTAGCGCCGAGCTCGGGCTAGCGGCTAGCTCGCTGTACTGGACGCTGAACGGGAGGCGGCTGGCCAGGAGCACCTACACGGTGCTGAGTCCGACAGAGCTGAGCGTAACGCTGCACAGACTCAATGGCTCCCAGCAGCAGTCTGGGGACAACTTAGTATGCCACAGGGGCAGCGGAGACGTGCTGGCAGGCTCCTGTATTTATGTTGGAA TGCCCCCAGAAAAACCCGATAACCTGTCCTGCTGGTCCCGGAACACTAAGGACCTCAGTTGCAGATGGAGTCCTGGAAGTCAAGGAGAGACCTTCATCAGCACCAAATACATCCTCAAGTACAAGCTTCG ATGGTACGGCAAAGAGAAGGAGTGCGAGGACTACAACACGGGCCAGCCGTATACGTGCTACATCCCACGAGATCTGGCCATCTTCACGCCATATGAGATCTGGGTGGAAGCCTCCAATCAGCTTGGCTCTTCCTCCTCTGATGTCATCATCTTGGATATCTTAGATGTGG TGACCACCGATCCTCCTCCCGACGTTCACGTGACTCGGGTTGGAGAACTGGATGACCAGCTCAGTGTGCGCTGGGCCAGCCCTCCAGCTCTCAAGGACTTCCTCTTCCAGGCCAAGTACCAGATCCGCTACCGTCTGGAGGATGGAGCAGAAtggaag GTAGTGGATGACGTGGGGAATCAGACGTCCTGCCGGTTAGCAGGACTCAAGCCTGGGACGGTGTACTTCGTCCAGGTGCGCTGCAACCCCGTCGGCATATACGGCTCAAAGAAGGCCGGGATCTGGAGTGACTGGAGCCACCCGACCGCTGCCTCGACGCCGAGCAGCA GGCGGCTGCAGACCGGCACGTGTGATCCCAAATCCGAAGAGCATAATTCCACCTTGCGGCAGGAGCTGAAGCAGTTCTTCGGCTGGGTGCGGAAACACACGTACGGCTGCACCAACGTCAGCATCAAACTTTACGACCAGTGGCGTGTGTGGCTACAGAAGGCACACAAAACTCGCAATCTGGTAG GGACAAAGGCGCGGAAAGGGAGAGCTCAGAGGTAA
- the crlf1b gene encoding cytokine receptor-like factor 1b isoform X3, whose amino-acid sequence MPNGGLCRFNRETKMDYPCVFPQQLDKNNSRNTSDAVKMALSISTLSLLILLPHALTSTSHLAVISPQDPALPIGSSLTVVCTVSAELGLAASSLYWTLNGRRLARSTYTVLSPTELSVTLHRLNGSQQQSGDNLVCHRGSGDVLAGSCIYVGMPPEKPDNLSCWSRNTKDLSCRWSPGSQGETFISTKYILKYKLRWYGKEKECEDYNTGQPYTCYIPRDLAIFTPYEIWVEASNQLGSSSSDVIILDILDVVTTDPPPDVHVTRVGELDDQLSVRWASPPALKDFLFQAKYQIRYRLEDGAEWKVVDDVGNQTSCRLAGLKPGTVYFVQVRCNPVGIYGSKKAGIWSDWSHPTAASTPSSRRLQTGTCDPKSEEHNSTLRQELKQFFGWVRKHTYGCTNVSIKLYDQWRVWLQKAHKTRNLVPQSGKS is encoded by the exons ATGCCAAACGGGGGCCTTTGCCGTTTCAACCGAGAAACAAAGATGGATTATCCGTGCGTCTTTCCCCAACAACTTGACAAAAACAATTCACGGAACACCAGCGACGCGGTGAAAATGGCATTATCAATCTCGACGTTGTCGCTTCTGATTCTGCTCCCTCACGCTTTAACCTCAACCTCAC aCTTGGCTGTCATCTCCCCCCAGGACCCGGCACTCCCCATCGGGTCCAGCCTAACCGTGGTGTGTACTGTTAGCGCCGAGCTCGGGCTAGCGGCTAGCTCGCTGTACTGGACGCTGAACGGGAGGCGGCTGGCCAGGAGCACCTACACGGTGCTGAGTCCGACAGAGCTGAGCGTAACGCTGCACAGACTCAATGGCTCCCAGCAGCAGTCTGGGGACAACTTAGTATGCCACAGGGGCAGCGGAGACGTGCTGGCAGGCTCCTGTATTTATGTTGGAA TGCCCCCAGAAAAACCCGATAACCTGTCCTGCTGGTCCCGGAACACTAAGGACCTCAGTTGCAGATGGAGTCCTGGAAGTCAAGGAGAGACCTTCATCAGCACCAAATACATCCTCAAGTACAAGCTTCG ATGGTACGGCAAAGAGAAGGAGTGCGAGGACTACAACACGGGCCAGCCGTATACGTGCTACATCCCACGAGATCTGGCCATCTTCACGCCATATGAGATCTGGGTGGAAGCCTCCAATCAGCTTGGCTCTTCCTCCTCTGATGTCATCATCTTGGATATCTTAGATGTGG TGACCACCGATCCTCCTCCCGACGTTCACGTGACTCGGGTTGGAGAACTGGATGACCAGCTCAGTGTGCGCTGGGCCAGCCCTCCAGCTCTCAAGGACTTCCTCTTCCAGGCCAAGTACCAGATCCGCTACCGTCTGGAGGATGGAGCAGAAtggaag GTAGTGGATGACGTGGGGAATCAGACGTCCTGCCGGTTAGCAGGACTCAAGCCTGGGACGGTGTACTTCGTCCAGGTGCGCTGCAACCCCGTCGGCATATACGGCTCAAAGAAGGCCGGGATCTGGAGTGACTGGAGCCACCCGACCGCTGCCTCGACGCCGAGCAGCA GGCGGCTGCAGACCGGCACGTGTGATCCCAAATCCGAAGAGCATAATTCCACCTTGCGGCAGGAGCTGAAGCAGTTCTTCGGCTGGGTGCGGAAACACACGTACGGCTGCACCAACGTCAGCATCAAACTTTACGACCAGTGGCGTGTGTGGCTACAGAAGGCACACAAAACTCGCAATCTG GTACCACAAAGCGGTAAATCTTAG
- the crlf1b gene encoding cytokine receptor-like factor 1b isoform X4 encodes MPNGGLCRFNRETKMDYPCVFPQQLDKNNSRNTSDAVKMALSISTLSLLILLPHALTSTSHLAVISPQDPALPIGSSLTVVCTVSAELGLAASSLYWTLNGRRLARSTYTVLSPTELSVTLHRLNGSQQQSGDNLVCHRGSGDVLAGSCIYVGMPPEKPDNLSCWSRNTKDLSCRWSPGSQGETFISTKYILKYKLRWYGKEKECEDYNTGQPYTCYIPRDLAIFTPYEIWVEASNQLGSSSSDVIILDILDVVTTDPPPDVHVTRVGELDDQLSVRWASPPALKDFLFQAKYQIRYRLEDGAEWKVVDDVGNQTSCRLAGLKPGTVYFVQVRCNPVGIYGSKKAGIWSDWSHPTAASTPSSRRLQTGTCDPKSEEHNSTLRQELKQFFGWVRKHTYGCTNVSIKLYDQWRVWLQKAHKTRNLVGTTKR; translated from the exons ATGCCAAACGGGGGCCTTTGCCGTTTCAACCGAGAAACAAAGATGGATTATCCGTGCGTCTTTCCCCAACAACTTGACAAAAACAATTCACGGAACACCAGCGACGCGGTGAAAATGGCATTATCAATCTCGACGTTGTCGCTTCTGATTCTGCTCCCTCACGCTTTAACCTCAACCTCAC aCTTGGCTGTCATCTCCCCCCAGGACCCGGCACTCCCCATCGGGTCCAGCCTAACCGTGGTGTGTACTGTTAGCGCCGAGCTCGGGCTAGCGGCTAGCTCGCTGTACTGGACGCTGAACGGGAGGCGGCTGGCCAGGAGCACCTACACGGTGCTGAGTCCGACAGAGCTGAGCGTAACGCTGCACAGACTCAATGGCTCCCAGCAGCAGTCTGGGGACAACTTAGTATGCCACAGGGGCAGCGGAGACGTGCTGGCAGGCTCCTGTATTTATGTTGGAA TGCCCCCAGAAAAACCCGATAACCTGTCCTGCTGGTCCCGGAACACTAAGGACCTCAGTTGCAGATGGAGTCCTGGAAGTCAAGGAGAGACCTTCATCAGCACCAAATACATCCTCAAGTACAAGCTTCG ATGGTACGGCAAAGAGAAGGAGTGCGAGGACTACAACACGGGCCAGCCGTATACGTGCTACATCCCACGAGATCTGGCCATCTTCACGCCATATGAGATCTGGGTGGAAGCCTCCAATCAGCTTGGCTCTTCCTCCTCTGATGTCATCATCTTGGATATCTTAGATGTGG TGACCACCGATCCTCCTCCCGACGTTCACGTGACTCGGGTTGGAGAACTGGATGACCAGCTCAGTGTGCGCTGGGCCAGCCCTCCAGCTCTCAAGGACTTCCTCTTCCAGGCCAAGTACCAGATCCGCTACCGTCTGGAGGATGGAGCAGAAtggaag GTAGTGGATGACGTGGGGAATCAGACGTCCTGCCGGTTAGCAGGACTCAAGCCTGGGACGGTGTACTTCGTCCAGGTGCGCTGCAACCCCGTCGGCATATACGGCTCAAAGAAGGCCGGGATCTGGAGTGACTGGAGCCACCCGACCGCTGCCTCGACGCCGAGCAGCA GGCGGCTGCAGACCGGCACGTGTGATCCCAAATCCGAAGAGCATAATTCCACCTTGCGGCAGGAGCTGAAGCAGTTCTTCGGCTGGGTGCGGAAACACACGTACGGCTGCACCAACGTCAGCATCAAACTTTACGACCAGTGGCGTGTGTGGCTACAGAAGGCACACAAAACTCGCAATCTGGTAG GTACCACAAAGCGGTAA
- the tmem59l gene encoding transmembrane protein 59-like, whose amino-acid sequence MFQVGSRMCGVSAVASLVFVALVAASSDLFDNQLGDISYCKKQCQVTIKNKSPAKDSIMNACYRGCRLYSICQFVNGNTGFNSSKEECQGACQEAYTKLLEQEACSTGCSSQPAEPEIKRRKLKALTNRPKPVSVMDAVSSWCNDIVSSAQSFISSTWTFYLQADDGKVVVFQSQPEIEYSLPELQAPRSSVADKPWPQVNSHTQRPHTGGRAHGDRNAAKAAGKGRRVGQRPEDPAAEHDFLGCMSRRSGLPRWILAACLFLSIMVMLWLSCASLVTAPEQHVKTQLSINGDKEFLDDMPKVNPYHLTPVIAVAIGPSEDGKEAGPLPVKVDLNKTSL is encoded by the exons ATGTTTCAGGTCGGTAGCAGGATGTGCGGCGTGTCCGCTGTCGCCTCTCTGGTCTTTGTGGCGTTGGTAGCAGCATCTTCTGATTTGTTTGACAACCAACTGGGAGACATCAGTTACTGCAAAAAACAATGCCAAGTCACCATCAAAAACAAAAGCCCTGCCAAA GACTCCATCATGAACGCGTGTTATCGTGGATGCCGCCTGTACTCCATCTGTCAGTTCGTCAACGGCAACACGGGCTTCAACAGCAGCAAGGAGGAGTGTCAGGGAG catGCCAAGAGGCATACACTAAGTTACTGGAGCAGGAGGCTTGCAGCACGGGCTGTTCCAGCCAGCCAGCCGAACCTGAGATCAAACGCAGGAAG CTCAAGGCGCTGACTAACCGTCCCAAGCCGGTCTCAGTGATGGATGCAGTGTCCAGCTGGTGCAATGATATTGTCAGCTCTGCTCAGAGTTTCATTTCCTCCACCTGGACCTTTTACCTGCAGGCCGATGATGGCAAGGTGGTCGTCTTCCAG AGCCAGCCCGAGATCGAGTACTCCTTGCCCGAGTTGCAAGCCCCACGTTCCAGCGTTGCAGACAAGCCCTGGCCCCAAGTGAACTCCCACACGCAGCGTCCACACACTG GCGGACGGGCGCACGGGGACAGGAATGCGGCAAAGGCAGCGGGCAAGGGGAGGCGCGTGGGCCAGCGTCCCGAGGATCCCGCCGCCGAACACGACTTCCTGGGCTGCATGTCGAG GCGTTCCGGGCTGCCGCGCTGGATCCTGGCAGCGTGTCTCTTCTTGTCCATCATGGTGATGCTGTGGCTTAGCTGTGCCAGTCTCGTCACAGCACCCGAGCAGCACGTCAAGACTCAG CTGAGCATCAACGGAGATAAGGAGTTCCTGGACGACATGCCCAAGGTCAACCCCTACCATTTGACTCCCGTGATTGCTGTGGCAATCGGCCCATCCGAGGACGGAAAGGAGGCAGGGCCACTGCCGGTCAAAGTTGACCTGAACAAAACCTCCC